The following are encoded together in the Planctobacterium marinum genome:
- the uraD gene encoding 2-oxo-4-hydroxy-4-carboxy-5-ureidoimidazoline decarboxylase, translating to MTLEELNQLEETACIKWFEQTCAVQIWCQKMTSARPFQSASQISTYAELFWQQCRDKDYLQAFEAHPMIGNVDTLREKFADTKNTAASEQAGAQAADEQTLQLLHQLNHEYLNKHGFIFIVFATGKSAAQMLEILQQRLPNDTETEIKLAAAEQLKITLLRINKQLQTEGTL from the coding sequence ATGACACTAGAAGAACTGAACCAACTGGAAGAAACCGCCTGCATTAAATGGTTTGAACAAACTTGCGCGGTACAAATCTGGTGTCAGAAAATGACCTCTGCGCGACCGTTTCAGAGTGCATCACAAATTAGTACCTACGCAGAGCTGTTCTGGCAACAATGCCGGGACAAAGATTATCTACAAGCGTTTGAAGCTCATCCCATGATCGGTAACGTAGATACACTAAGGGAAAAGTTTGCCGATACCAAAAACACGGCGGCGAGCGAACAAGCAGGCGCGCAGGCGGCAGACGAACAAACTCTGCAACTCTTGCACCAGCTGAATCACGAATACCTGAATAAACACGGTTTTATTTTTATTGTTTTTGCCACGGGTAAATCGGCAGCGCAAATGCTGGAAATTCTGCAACAACGCCTGCCCAACGACACCGAAACCGAAATTAAGCTAGCTGCAGCAGAGCAACTGAAAATCACTTTACTGCGCATCAACAAACAATTGCAAACGGAAGGTACACTATGA
- the xdhC gene encoding xanthine dehydrogenase accessory protein XdhC, which produces MKITNWMQAIGHCQQKQSPFVLATVIEHKGSVPRDSGAKMLITSEQTFDTIGGGHLEHLVTRTSREMLLERDTAIRTEEYPLAAKLGQCCGGFAKVLLESYQLNTQNLAIFGAGHVANELVPILQRLPLNLHWIDERGELFPTGLQENVRTITTDCPVSELKALPANTLVLIMTHNHQLDFDLVKCAIVRDDIDFVGVIGSETKAKRFRYKLQQRELSDVQIAKMVSPVGERAVPGKTPIEVAISMAAQITQLLHKQKNELPVNEQVQRTTMNTEPV; this is translated from the coding sequence ATGAAAATCACTAACTGGATGCAGGCCATTGGCCATTGTCAGCAAAAACAAAGCCCTTTTGTACTAGCAACCGTGATAGAGCACAAAGGCTCTGTGCCCCGTGATAGCGGCGCGAAAATGCTCATCACTTCTGAGCAAACATTCGACACTATTGGCGGTGGCCATTTAGAACATTTGGTTACGCGTACCTCGCGAGAAATGCTTTTAGAAAGAGATACCGCAATTCGCACCGAGGAATACCCTCTGGCGGCGAAACTGGGCCAATGCTGTGGTGGTTTTGCCAAAGTATTGCTGGAAAGCTATCAATTGAACACTCAAAATCTGGCGATTTTTGGTGCCGGACACGTGGCCAATGAACTGGTGCCAATCCTGCAACGACTGCCGTTGAATCTGCACTGGATTGATGAGCGTGGCGAACTATTTCCAACAGGATTACAGGAAAACGTACGCACGATTACCACAGATTGTCCGGTGAGTGAGCTTAAAGCCTTACCCGCTAATACCTTGGTACTCATTATGACTCACAATCATCAATTGGACTTTGATTTGGTGAAATGTGCCATAGTCAGAGATGATATTGATTTTGTGGGTGTTATCGGCTCTGAAACCAAAGCGAAGCGCTTTCGCTACAAATTACAGCAGCGAGAACTGAGTGACGTGCAAATCGCCAAAATGGTCAGCCCGGTAGGCGAAAGAGCCGTACCAGGGAAAACGCCAATTGAAGTAGCGATTTCTATGGCCGCACAAATCACTCAGTTGCTGCATAAGCAAAAGAACGAGTTACCTGTCAACGAGCAGGTTCAACGAACAACCATGAACACTGAGCCGGTATGA
- the xdhB gene encoding xanthine dehydrogenase molybdopterin binding subunit, with protein sequence MRKLIDKPQQPPVFQSKTVGSNKQHESAERHVTGKARYIDDLPEPAGLLHAAVSMSMAAKGKILSKDTTAIRNSEGVCDVITTDDIPGHVDIAPVFDGDPILADKQVLFHRQPWCAVLATSVNLARKAALKGTLEVESETPELDIHSAHLKQNFVRPTHAMQQGDYESAANAAEHLISGEVSIGGQEHMYLEGQIALAIPEEEDRITIYTSSQHPSEVQKLVAEVLDIKLHKVTVDMRRMGGGFGGKETQAAQWACIAAVLAMRNQRPVKLRVPRMQDMMLTGKRHPFDNSFTVATDDNGLIKATQARINGLCGHSADLSEAIVDRAMFHCDNAYYLADADIVGYRCRTDTVSHTAFRGFGGPQGMVLAEAMIEAIARKTGEDPLTIRQRNLYGGEGRNTTQYGMTIEHFNLPDLIEKLVQSSDYWQRREDIKQFNQNNLVLKKGLSLTPVKFGISFTAKHLNQAGALVHVYTDGSVQVNHGGTEMGQGLHTKIQQIAANEFGLDTDFIEVTATRTDKVPNTSPTAASSGTDINGKAVQNACLVIKQRLAEFWAEQQSGASEEVQFRDGVVSLGEAKIPFPDLVQLAYMNRVSLSSTGFYKTPKIHYDRNTGKGRPFFYFANGASVSEVTVDTLTGEYKVDRVDILHDVGASLNPAIDIGQIEGGFIQGMGWLTTEELLWDEQGRLLSNNAATYKIPAIGDTPAIFNVDLYPHPNEEDSIYHSKAVGEPPLMLAMSVWCALKDAVSSLTDYKVDPKLDPPATAEKVLKAIQQLPEEAFTCEVLGR encoded by the coding sequence ATGCGTAAATTAATCGACAAACCGCAACAGCCTCCCGTATTTCAAAGTAAAACCGTGGGCAGCAATAAGCAGCATGAAAGCGCAGAGCGCCACGTAACAGGTAAAGCCCGATATATTGATGATTTACCTGAGCCCGCGGGTTTACTGCACGCCGCAGTGTCCATGAGCATGGCAGCAAAAGGTAAAATACTGAGTAAAGACACCACAGCAATCCGTAATAGTGAAGGTGTTTGTGATGTGATCACTACGGATGATATACCGGGGCATGTGGATATCGCGCCGGTATTTGATGGCGATCCTATCCTTGCGGATAAACAGGTGTTGTTTCACCGTCAGCCCTGGTGCGCGGTATTAGCCACCTCGGTCAATCTGGCCCGCAAGGCTGCACTCAAAGGCACGCTTGAAGTAGAGTCTGAAACGCCTGAACTGGATATCCATAGCGCTCATTTAAAGCAGAACTTTGTGCGTCCTACCCACGCCATGCAACAAGGTGATTACGAAAGTGCAGCTAATGCCGCAGAACATCTCATCTCCGGTGAAGTCAGCATTGGTGGCCAGGAACACATGTATCTGGAGGGGCAGATAGCGCTGGCGATACCAGAAGAAGAAGATCGCATTACCATTTACACCTCCTCGCAACATCCCAGCGAAGTGCAAAAACTGGTTGCTGAGGTATTAGATATCAAACTGCACAAGGTAACGGTTGATATGCGCCGTATGGGCGGCGGTTTTGGCGGTAAAGAAACCCAAGCCGCACAATGGGCCTGTATTGCCGCAGTATTAGCCATGCGCAATCAGCGCCCGGTGAAGCTGCGTGTACCCCGAATGCAAGACATGATGCTTACCGGCAAACGCCATCCCTTTGACAACAGTTTTACTGTCGCTACCGACGACAATGGCCTGATCAAAGCCACACAAGCGAGAATCAATGGACTGTGCGGCCACTCGGCGGATTTATCAGAAGCCATCGTGGATAGAGCCATGTTCCACTGTGACAATGCCTATTATCTGGCAGATGCCGATATTGTGGGTTATCGCTGTCGCACGGATACCGTGTCCCATACCGCATTTCGTGGGTTTGGTGGTCCGCAAGGTATGGTATTGGCCGAGGCCATGATAGAAGCCATCGCTCGTAAAACTGGCGAAGACCCGCTCACCATACGCCAGCGTAACTTGTACGGTGGTGAAGGCAGAAACACCACGCAATATGGCATGACCATAGAGCACTTCAACCTACCGGACCTTATCGAAAAGCTGGTACAATCTTCTGATTATTGGCAACGCCGTGAAGACATAAAACAGTTCAACCAAAACAATCTCGTACTGAAAAAAGGTCTGTCGCTAACCCCGGTGAAGTTTGGTATTTCCTTTACTGCCAAACACCTAAACCAAGCCGGTGCGCTGGTGCATGTATACACCGATGGCAGCGTGCAGGTTAATCACGGTGGCACGGAGATGGGGCAAGGCCTGCATACCAAAATACAGCAAATTGCCGCCAATGAATTTGGTCTTGATACGGATTTTATTGAGGTCACCGCCACGCGTACTGACAAGGTACCCAATACCTCACCCACGGCCGCCTCCAGTGGCACAGATATCAATGGTAAAGCGGTGCAAAACGCCTGTCTTGTTATCAAACAGCGCCTGGCGGAGTTTTGGGCAGAGCAACAAAGTGGTGCCAGTGAAGAGGTACAATTCAGAGATGGCGTAGTAAGTTTGGGTGAGGCGAAGATACCCTTCCCTGATCTGGTGCAGCTGGCTTACATGAATAGAGTATCGCTATCCTCCACCGGGTTTTATAAAACCCCGAAAATTCATTACGACCGAAACACTGGCAAAGGCCGTCCCTTCTTTTATTTTGCCAATGGTGCCTCGGTATCGGAAGTCACGGTTGATACCCTGACCGGCGAATACAAAGTGGACCGGGTAGACATTCTGCATGATGTGGGCGCCAGCTTGAATCCGGCTATCGACATTGGCCAGATTGAAGGTGGATTTATCCAAGGCATGGGCTGGCTTACTACAGAAGAGCTGCTATGGGATGAGCAAGGGCGATTGTTAAGCAACAACGCCGCTACCTACAAAATTCCGGCTATCGGCGATACTCCGGCGATATTCAATGTGGATTTATACCCGCATCCAAATGAAGAAGACAGCATCTATCACTCTAAAGCCGTGGGCGAACCGCCCTTAATGTTGGCCATGAGTGTCTGGTGCGCCCTGAAAGATGCGGTATCCAGTCTTACCGACTATAAAGTGGATCCAAAACTGGACCCGCCAGCCACGGCAGAAAAAGTGTTAAAAGCCATTCAGCAATTGCCCGAAGAAGCATTCACATGTGAGGTGTTGGGGCGATGA
- the xdhA gene encoding xanthine dehydrogenase small subunit, translating into MISFMLNDELVHISKIDNNCTVLEWLRENQSLCGTKEGCGSGDCGACTVVLAELNDSQNGLEYRAINSCITFLSALDGKQLITVEHLADGNALHPVQQAMVDKHGSQCGFCTPGFVMPMFSLYKTRESQEQSSPTAELNRHQIDNALSGNLCRCTGYRPIIDAALDACEAPSADKFSANSTATIENLKALPQNSGTDGLHLPDSRAALADLLVKYPQARLVAGSTDLALEVTQQYKQLPQLISTRYVPELNRIEEKEQELVIGAAVTYSKLQDKLLHYYPELEELLARLGSLPIRNQGTLGGNVANASPIGDTPPVLLALNAQLTLDNGEQQRTIPVAEFFLDYKKTTLKKGEWLSDIRIPLPQEKATTEGCLRAYKISKRFEDDISAVCAVFNITLEQGVVKSLATGFGGVAAVPAVCSALEQAVTGKAWNLDTMKQGKAILADAFTPIDDVRASAQYRKTMLVNLWQRFWLESNNQTQAELRVIQHA; encoded by the coding sequence ATGATCAGCTTTATGCTGAATGATGAACTCGTCCATATTAGCAAGATTGATAATAATTGCACCGTATTGGAGTGGTTAAGAGAAAATCAATCGCTGTGTGGCACCAAAGAAGGATGTGGCTCCGGAGATTGTGGCGCCTGCACTGTGGTATTAGCCGAGCTAAACGACAGCCAAAATGGCCTTGAATATCGCGCCATCAATAGTTGCATTACATTCTTATCAGCTCTGGATGGCAAACAGCTAATTACCGTAGAGCATCTTGCTGATGGCAATGCGCTGCACCCGGTGCAGCAGGCCATGGTGGACAAACACGGCTCGCAATGCGGTTTTTGCACTCCTGGATTTGTGATGCCGATGTTTTCTCTCTATAAAACCCGAGAAAGCCAAGAGCAATCTAGTCCGACCGCTGAGCTTAATCGTCATCAAATCGACAACGCCTTATCTGGTAACCTCTGCCGTTGTACTGGTTATCGTCCCATTATTGATGCTGCACTGGATGCCTGTGAGGCTCCCTCCGCAGATAAATTTAGTGCTAATTCCACTGCAACTATTGAAAACTTAAAAGCCCTGCCGCAAAACTCAGGCACCGATGGCCTGCACCTACCCGATAGCCGAGCAGCCTTGGCCGATTTACTGGTAAAGTATCCGCAAGCCCGATTGGTGGCGGGCAGTACCGATCTGGCACTGGAAGTTACTCAGCAATACAAACAACTGCCACAGCTCATCAGCACCCGATATGTGCCGGAATTAAATCGTATTGAAGAAAAAGAGCAGGAACTTGTGATTGGCGCGGCAGTCACCTACAGCAAATTGCAAGATAAGCTGTTGCACTATTATCCTGAACTAGAAGAATTGTTGGCTCGCTTAGGTTCACTGCCTATTCGCAACCAGGGAACCTTAGGAGGCAATGTCGCCAACGCCTCCCCCATTGGTGATACACCGCCAGTGTTACTGGCTTTAAATGCCCAACTCACACTAGACAATGGTGAGCAGCAACGCACCATTCCAGTGGCTGAATTTTTCCTGGATTATAAGAAAACTACTTTAAAAAAAGGTGAATGGCTCAGCGATATCCGTATTCCGCTACCGCAGGAAAAAGCAACAACAGAGGGCTGTTTACGGGCTTACAAAATTTCTAAGCGCTTTGAAGATGACATTTCAGCGGTGTGCGCCGTGTTTAATATCACGCTTGAACAAGGTGTAGTTAAGTCCTTAGCCACCGGTTTTGGTGGTGTGGCGGCAGTGCCAGCAGTTTGCAGTGCATTGGAGCAAGCGGTTACAGGCAAAGCCTGGAATTTGGATACCATGAAACAAGGCAAAGCCATTCTGGCGGATGCCTTTACCCCCATTGATGATGTCAGAGCATCGGCACAATACCGAAAAACCATGTTAGTTAACTTATGGCAGCGCTTCTGGTTGGAATCCAACAATCAAACTCAAGCGGAACTGAGGGTCATACAACATGCGTAA
- a CDS encoding TetR family transcriptional regulator C-terminal domain-containing protein — protein MLVQQNVKKNVKGSVRQANHGKIIKAAVTVFANKGYQGATVQEVAEQAGLPKANVLYYFKSKQGIYEAVLSDILSLWNSSFDHATPEDEPAEALSRYIREKLEISRTNPEASKIFAMEMIKGAEQLSDEIKAGMVSWFDARIAIIRQWIKQGKMADVDPTMLMFQIWATTQHYADFSAQITILKDGKALNKRGFQEVGDYLCQSILSSCGLTPEK, from the coding sequence GTGCTAGTGCAACAAAACGTCAAAAAGAACGTTAAAGGCAGTGTCCGGCAAGCTAATCACGGCAAAATTATAAAAGCTGCGGTGACGGTATTTGCCAATAAAGGCTATCAAGGTGCTACCGTACAAGAGGTGGCCGAGCAGGCGGGATTACCCAAAGCCAACGTGCTGTATTACTTTAAATCCAAGCAAGGTATTTATGAGGCGGTATTAAGCGATATTTTGTCCTTGTGGAATTCCAGTTTTGATCACGCTACGCCTGAAGACGAGCCGGCAGAAGCCTTATCTCGTTATATTCGAGAAAAACTGGAAATCTCTCGCACTAATCCTGAAGCATCAAAAATCTTTGCCATGGAGATGATCAAAGGGGCTGAGCAGCTTTCTGATGAAATAAAGGCGGGCATGGTGTCCTGGTTTGACGCTCGTATCGCCATTATTCGTCAGTGGATTAAACAAGGTAAAATGGCAGATGTGGATCCTACCATGCTGATGTTCCAGATTTGGGCTACCACACAGCATTACGCCGACTTCTCTGCTCAGATCACCATTTTAAAAGACGGTAAAGCCCTGAACAAAAGAGGTTTTCAGGAAGTTGGGGACTATCTTTGCCAGTCCATTTTGAGCAGTTGTGGCTTAACGCCGGAAAAATAA
- the puuE gene encoding allantoinase PuuE, which translates to MSEHTKDKHYPRDLAGYGANLPDANWPGGAQIAVQFVLNYEEGGENCVLHGDEHSEIFLSEIIGAQAYRDRHLSMESIYEYGSRAGFWRLHRLFLEHQIPITVFGVTMAMQRNPDAVEAMLKANWEIASHGLRWIHYQDMPIEEERQQIDEAIKLHTQLTGKAPVGWYTGRTSPNTLKLISERDDILYCADSYADDLPYYDCHYDKPLLMVPYTLDTNDMRFATPQGFNSGEQFFQYLKDAFDVLYAEGQMQPKMLSIGLHNRIIGRPARFAALQRFVEYVKSKDHVWLCTREQIARHWLAEHPLG; encoded by the coding sequence ATGTCGGAACATACGAAAGATAAGCATTATCCCCGCGATTTAGCTGGTTATGGGGCCAATCTGCCTGACGCCAACTGGCCGGGTGGGGCGCAGATAGCCGTACAGTTCGTACTTAATTATGAAGAGGGCGGTGAAAACTGCGTGCTACACGGTGATGAACATTCGGAAATCTTTCTTTCGGAAATCATTGGCGCCCAGGCCTATCGAGACCGACATCTGTCCATGGAGTCTATCTACGAATACGGTAGCCGTGCTGGTTTCTGGCGCTTGCATCGCTTGTTTCTGGAGCATCAGATTCCCATCACCGTGTTTGGGGTAACTATGGCAATGCAGCGCAATCCCGATGCGGTTGAAGCCATGTTAAAAGCCAATTGGGAAATCGCCAGCCATGGCCTACGCTGGATACATTATCAGGATATGCCCATCGAAGAAGAGCGACAGCAAATCGACGAGGCTATTAAGCTGCACACACAACTCACCGGGAAAGCTCCCGTTGGTTGGTATACCGGCCGCACCAGCCCGAATACGCTAAAACTCATCTCCGAACGGGACGATATTCTTTATTGTGCCGACAGCTACGCTGACGATTTACCTTATTACGATTGCCACTACGACAAACCGCTATTAATGGTGCCCTATACCCTGGACACCAACGATATGCGCTTTGCCACACCGCAGGGCTTTAACAGTGGCGAGCAGTTCTTCCAATATCTCAAAGATGCCTTTGACGTGCTCTACGCCGAAGGGCAAATGCAACCTAAAATGCTCTCCATCGGCCTGCATAACCGCATCATCGGCCGACCCGCCAGATTCGCCGCATTGCAGCGTTTCGTGGAATACGTAAAAAGCAAAGATCATGTCTGGCTGTGCACCCGTGAACAAATCGCAAGGCATTGGCTGGCTGAGCATCCGTTGGGGTAA
- a CDS encoding type II toxin-antitoxin system RelE/ParE family toxin produces MIKSFKHKGLKLFFEKGKTSGIQAKHAKKLRMQLAAIHTAQDVDDLNLPGFSLHQLKGEKGNIWSISVNGNWRVTFEFKDGNAYILNYEDYH; encoded by the coding sequence ATGATTAAGTCATTTAAGCATAAGGGCCTGAAACTGTTTTTCGAAAAAGGAAAAACATCAGGCATTCAGGCCAAGCACGCGAAAAAACTCCGCATGCAATTGGCTGCTATTCATACCGCACAGGACGTAGATGATCTTAATCTACCCGGCTTTTCTCTTCATCAATTAAAAGGCGAGAAAGGCAATATTTGGTCTATATCAGTTAATGGGAACTGGAGAGTTACTTTCGAATTCAAAGATGGTAATGCTTACATCTTAAATTATGAGGATTATCACTAA
- a CDS encoding HigA family addiction module antitoxin: MNMHNPPHPGEFIESIFMEPHGISCRTLATHLGVAASTLNRVVKGKSAVTPEMALRLSKVLGRSPESWLSMQDNYELWRAKQKVNLDNVQPIDLHAA, translated from the coding sequence ATGAACATGCACAATCCGCCGCATCCTGGTGAGTTTATTGAATCCATTTTTATGGAACCACACGGTATTAGTTGTAGAACATTGGCAACACACCTCGGTGTTGCAGCCTCAACACTAAACCGGGTGGTAAAAGGTAAGAGCGCAGTAACTCCGGAAATGGCATTGCGACTATCAAAGGTACTAGGCCGGAGTCCTGAAAGTTGGCTAAGCATGCAAGATAATTACGAACTCTGGCGAGCAAAACAAAAAGTCAACTTAGATAATGTACAACCGATAGATCTGCATGCCGCCTAA
- a CDS encoding transposase: MPKARKAQISLEDTPYYHCVSRCVRRAFLCGEDKHTGVSYEHRRQWVQDRIHCLSQVFAIDVCAYAVMSNHTHLVLYIHKELSDNWKTEEVVRRWHQLHKGTLLSQQYLNPQRRQQMVESQLQAVEETANIWRHRLTDISWFMRCLNEYIAREANKEDECTGRFWEGRFKSQALLDEAALAACMAYVDLNPIRAKMAKTPEQSDHTSIQYRINAAKAGKSPKFLMPFAGNIKANMSHGLPFHLTDYLELVDFTGRAILPDKRGAIEQSTPAILERLNLKMAQWQELTTQFEACFHHAAGGESFLEAYRQRHKLKRLRDKNASIRLFG; encoded by the coding sequence ATGCCAAAAGCCAGGAAGGCCCAAATCAGCCTTGAAGATACGCCCTATTACCACTGTGTTTCTCGCTGTGTGCGCAGAGCGTTTTTGTGTGGGGAAGACAAGCATACTGGAGTAAGCTACGAACATCGTCGGCAGTGGGTGCAGGACCGAATTCATTGCTTATCACAAGTATTTGCCATTGATGTGTGTGCCTATGCGGTGATGAGTAACCACACTCACTTGGTATTGTACATACACAAAGAGCTATCTGATAATTGGAAAACAGAAGAAGTTGTTCGACGCTGGCATCAGTTGCATAAAGGTACGCTGTTAAGCCAGCAATACCTGAATCCACAGCGGCGGCAACAAATGGTTGAATCTCAGCTTCAGGCTGTGGAAGAAACAGCGAATATCTGGCGACATCGATTAACGGACATAAGCTGGTTTATGCGTTGCCTCAATGAATACATCGCCAGAGAAGCAAATAAGGAAGATGAGTGCACCGGACGATTTTGGGAAGGTCGATTCAAATCTCAGGCATTGTTGGATGAAGCCGCATTGGCAGCCTGTATGGCCTACGTAGATTTAAATCCCATCAGAGCCAAGATGGCGAAAACACCTGAACAATCGGACCATACCAGTATTCAATACCGTATCAACGCTGCCAAAGCCGGGAAATCACCAAAATTCCTGATGCCTTTTGCCGGTAATATCAAAGCAAACATGTCTCATGGTTTACCTTTTCACCTGACTGACTATCTGGAGTTGGTGGATTTCACTGGCAGAGCCATCCTGCCAGACAAGCGAGGAGCAATTGAGCAATCAACTCCTGCGATTCTTGAACGACTCAACCTGAAAATGGCCCAATGGCAGGAACTGACTACTCAATTCGAAGCATGTTTTCATCATGCTGCAGGTGGAGAATCTTTTCTAGAAGCTTATCGGCAACGACACAAACTAAAACGGCTTAGGGATAAAAACGCCTCAATTCGGCTGTTTGGCTGA
- a CDS encoding GNAT family N-acetyltransferase has protein sequence MICFATSKDAGVLAALAMQVWLETYAKNGVTEEHAKYVFSSFTAQSFEKLINSSSHEVIAVFSDDVLAGLAVINLESHYQTAEHGFEIERLYIHPGFRKAGYGRAMLSFISAQIGTRFWLYTWIENDSNTFYERLGFNKIGEHRFYFGAQEVENNIYACVGS, from the coding sequence TTGATCTGTTTTGCAACTTCAAAAGATGCCGGTGTTTTGGCGGCGCTTGCAATGCAAGTGTGGTTGGAAACCTATGCAAAAAACGGTGTAACAGAAGAGCACGCAAAATACGTTTTCTCGTCATTTACAGCACAATCATTTGAGAAACTTATCAACTCATCAAGCCATGAAGTTATTGCAGTATTCAGTGATGATGTATTGGCTGGACTGGCAGTAATCAATTTAGAATCACATTATCAAACTGCAGAGCATGGCTTTGAGATTGAACGCCTCTACATACATCCGGGCTTTAGAAAAGCAGGTTATGGTCGTGCGATGCTCAGTTTTATTAGTGCGCAAATTGGCACCAGATTTTGGCTTTATACCTGGATTGAAAATGACTCTAATACATTCTATGAGCGATTAGGCTTTAATAAGATTGGAGAGCATCGTTTTTATTTTGGTGCACAGGAAGTAGAGAATAATATTTATGCCTGCGTTGGCTCCTGA
- a CDS encoding TIGR03643 family protein: MKLNKESESRIIEMAWEDRTPFESIEMQFGLKEPDTIRFMRQRLKSGSFKLWRERVSGRKTKHLKLRGADVNRGYCPTQYKHR, from the coding sequence ATGAAGTTAAATAAAGAAAGCGAATCCAGAATTATTGAAATGGCATGGGAAGATCGCACCCCGTTTGAATCAATCGAAATGCAATTTGGCCTCAAAGAACCCGACACCATTCGCTTTATGCGGCAGCGGCTCAAATCCGGCAGTTTTAAACTTTGGCGAGAAAGGGTTTCTGGTCGAAAAACAAAACATTTGAAGTTGCGGGGGGCTGATGTAAACCGGGGATACTGTCCAACTCAATACAAGCATAGATAA
- the ychF gene encoding redox-regulated ATPase YchF, which yields MGFKCGIVGLPNVGKSTLFNALTKAGIEAANFPFCTIEPNTGVVPVPDLRLDKLAEIVNPQKVIATTMEFVDIAGLVAGASKGEGLGNKFLANIRETDAIGHVVRCFENDNIVHVSGKVSPQDDIEVINTELALADLETTEKALIRVGKRAKGGDKDAKFEMTVLEKVKPHLDEGKALRSLSLSKEEAAAISYMNYLTLKPTMYIANVNEDGFENNPYLDKVREIAAEENAVVVPVCAAIESEIAELDDEEKAEFMEEMGLEEPGLNRVIRGGYSLLTLQTYFTAGVKEVRAWTYPEGSTAPQAAGKIHTDFEKGFIRAEVIGYDDYVACNGESGAKEAGKWRLEGKDYLVKDGDVIHFRFNV from the coding sequence ATGGGTTTTAAATGTGGCATCGTTGGCCTGCCAAATGTAGGTAAATCAACACTGTTTAACGCGCTGACTAAAGCGGGTATCGAAGCAGCTAACTTCCCTTTCTGTACCATCGAACCCAATACGGGTGTGGTACCAGTGCCGGATTTACGTCTGGATAAGCTGGCAGAAATCGTTAACCCGCAAAAAGTGATTGCCACCACCATGGAATTCGTAGATATCGCAGGCTTAGTAGCCGGTGCCTCTAAAGGTGAAGGTTTAGGCAATAAATTCCTGGCTAACATCCGTGAAACGGATGCCATTGGCCACGTGGTACGTTGTTTTGAAAACGACAACATTGTGCACGTCTCCGGTAAAGTCAGCCCTCAAGATGATATTGAAGTTATCAATACCGAGCTTGCCTTGGCCGATTTAGAAACCACTGAAAAAGCCCTTATCCGTGTAGGTAAGCGCGCAAAAGGCGGTGACAAAGACGCTAAATTCGAAATGACTGTCCTGGAAAAGGTAAAACCACACCTGGACGAGGGCAAGGCGTTACGCTCTTTATCACTGAGCAAAGAAGAAGCCGCCGCCATCAGCTACATGAATTACCTGACGCTGAAGCCCACCATGTACATTGCTAACGTCAATGAAGATGGCTTTGAAAACAATCCATACCTGGATAAAGTGCGCGAAATCGCCGCAGAAGAAAACGCGGTGGTAGTACCCGTGTGTGCTGCTATCGAATCTGAAATCGCCGAACTGGACGATGAAGAAAAAGCTGAGTTTATGGAAGAAATGGGCTTAGAAGAGCCTGGCCTGAACCGTGTTATCCGCGGTGGTTATAGCCTGTTAACCCTGCAAACTTACTTCACTGCCGGTGTTAAAGAGGTGCGCGCCTGGACCTACCCGGAAGGCTCCACTGCCCCACAAGCCGCTGGTAAAATCCACACCGACTTTGAAAAAGGCTTTATCCGCGCTGAAGTTATTGGTTATGACGACTATGTCGCTTGTAACGGTGAATCCGGTGCCAAAGAAGCCGGTAAATGGCGCCTGGAAGGTAAAGATTACCTGGTTAAAGACGGCGACGTTATCCACTTCAGATTTAACGTATAG